A window of Polycladomyces subterraneus genomic DNA:
GACAAGGACTTGGAACGCTTGGTGCACGCCATCGATGCAAGGCTGCATGATGCGGCCGTCATCGGGCGGGCGGAAATCCCTGCAGAGAAAGGCGATTGGCTGGCTTTGCTCCACAGACGGGCGCAGGTACAGGAAACGGAAATGGACGGTTCGTGCCTCAAAATTACCTTTCGCATGCCCAAGCGGCGCTTTGATCGTCTTCCCTCTGATTTACGGTCACACATTCAAATTCTGTCAATGTAGAAGTGGTGTGGTAGAGTGGTCAAGTATTTGAAGCATGCAGAGATCATTCAAAACTGGGCGCGTCGCGCAGAGGAGAAAATTGCGCGGCGTCTCTCGGAAATCGATCGCATGGTGGAAGAAAACCAATGGCGCGTATTGAACGCTTTCCGTGAGGAAGGCATCGCCGAACATCATTTGCACGATTCCACCGGATACGGTTACGATGATTTGGGACGTAACGCACTGGAATCGATATTTGCCAACGTGTTTGGGGCGGAGGCGGCACTCGTCCGCCCGCATATCGTTTCGGGCACGCATGCGATTGCCGCATGCTTATTTGGTGTGCTCCGGCCGGGTGACGAATTGTTGTACATCACTGGCGAACCGTACGATACACTGCATCAGGTGATCGGCAAAGAACGGGACGGTTCCGGTTCGTTGGCCGACTACGACATCCGTTACCGCTTTGTACCATTGTTACCGAGCGGCGAAGTGGATACGGAGGGTGTGCGGCGGGCGATTAACGATCAGACACGCATGATCGGTATCCAACGATCTCGCGGATATACGGATCGCCCCTCATTTACAGTGGGGCAAATTGCCGAGATGGTTCAGTTGGTCCGGTCCCTATCACCTGATGCTGTGATTTTTGTGGACAACTGTTACGGCGAGTTTGTGGAAACGATGGAGCCGACGCATGTCGGGGCAGACTTGATCGCCGGATCGCTCATCAAAAACCCGGGTGGCGGTCTGGCCAAATCAGGCGGTTACATTGCCGGGAAAAAAGTGTGGGTGGAACGTGCCGCCGCCCGACTAGTGGCACCGGGTATTCGTGCGGAAGGCGGTGCCACACATGGGTATTTGCGCGATTATTTCCAGGGGTTGTTTTTGGCTCCACATGTGGTGGGTGAAGCATTGAAAGGAGCGGTATTCGCGGCGGCCGTACTGGACGAGGCGGGCTTTTCGACGGACCCCGCATGGGATTCACCGCGGACGGACATCATTCAGCAGATCCGGTTCGGCCATCCAGAGGCGTTAATTGCGTTTTGCCGGGGTATCCAAGCAGCGTCTCCGATTGACGCGCATTTGCGCCCCGAACCGGCACCGATGCCTGGTTACGATGATCCGGTGATTATGGCTTCGGGCACGTTTGTTCAGGGGGCGAGTATCGAGTTGTCCGCCGACGGGCCGCTCCGGCCGCCTTATGTAGGGTTCATGCAGGGTGGCCTGACCTATGCCCATGTAAAAATCGGGATTTTGACGGCGTTGGATCGCATTTTGGATATCAGGAATGGAGGATAACATGGAAACAGTGGGACACGTGTTGGTTTGGGTGTTGATCGTTGCTTGTTTTCTGGTCGGCTTCGTCGGACTGTTCATTTCGGTGTTGCCGGAGACCTTGGCGGTGGTGGCCGGGTTTGTCCTGTATCATTTTCTAATTGATCCCCATGTACTGGGTTGGCCGTTTTGGACTGGTGTCATCGTCCTCACCGCTTTCAGCATGTTGATCGATTATATCGCGGGAGGGATTGCCGCTCGTAAATACGGAGCGTCCAAATGGGCGACCTGGGCGGCAATCATCGGAGCTGTGGTGTTTCCTATTCTGCTCGGGCCACTGGGACTGATCGGGCTGATCATCGGCCCATTTTTGGCGGTGGTGCTGGTCGAACTGCTCCAACGCAAACCGTTTGCCCAAGCGTTGCGTGCCGGATTCGGCACATGGGTGGGGATGATCAGCGGCATCTTCTTTAAAGGTTTGATCATGGTAGCGATGATCGTCTGGTTCCTGATCTTGGTGTTGTGAGGAGGCGAAAGACAGTACTTCCGGGGAGTGTGGAGACATGGCCAACATCAAACAGATCGCTGATATGGCCGGCGTGTCTGTGGCGACGGTATCGCGCGTATTGAACAACCGGCCATATGTGAGTAAGGAAAAGCGAAATGCCGTGATGAAAGCTGTCCGGGAGTTGAACTATAAACAAAACATTCACGCCATCCATCTCAAAACGGGGAAGACTCAAACAGTCGGTGTCATTCTCCCGTTTGTCAACCATCCCTACTTCGGGGCGATTTTGGAAGGGATTGCAAGTGAAGCGTTGAAGGCGAATCACCGCTTGATCGTGTGTCAAACCAACTATGATCCCGATGACGAAATCGGGCTGCTGGAATCGCTCAAAATGAAGCAGATGGACGGTGTCATTATTTGTTCCAAAGCTGCGGATTGGGAGCGCATCGAACCGTACGCGGTTCACGGGCCGATCGTAGCTTGTGAAGATACGGGCGATAGAGCCATCTCATCAGTATACATCGATCATTACGGCGGTTTTATGACGGGAATGCAGTATCTGATCGAGAAAGGGAACCGTCGCATCGGTTATTGTATCGGGCGCGGACATAGCTTCAACAGCCGAAACCGAAAACGGGCCTTTCGCGATGCGTTGGAACAAATTGGGGAGGTTCCCCGCCGGGAGTGGATGTTTGAGCAGTGTTTGACCATCGAAGACGGGGTACGGGTTGTCCATGATTTGTCCGAAATGGAGGAACGCCCTTCGGCATTGTTGGTTTCATGCGATCAGGTGGCCGCGGGGATCATCATGGAGGCCCGCCGTCGGGGATGGAGGATACCGGGAGATTTGGCGGTGATGGGATTTGATAACCATCCGATCGCACAAGTATTGGATTTGACCACGATCGAACACCCCGGACGCCGGATGGGGGAACACGCTTTTCGCCTGTTACTGTCCAGAATCGAGAAAGAACCATCGGAACCCGAGCGCGTCGAACTTCCCTACCGGTTGATCGAGCGAGGAACGGTATGAAGCGCCATCAAAAAAGCCGTTACCGAGTCGGATTACGTCCGGCTGGTAACGGCTTTTTTCTCTGAATGCTCCAATTGGGAAGAACATTGTATAGACAGGCTCAAAGTGAAACGAGATGCTCGTCAATTGAGCTCGCCAGTCGTTCACGCCGCTTGTTTTACTTCCTCCCAATATGCTTCCGCTTGTTTTTCATCGTACTGTTTCTCCCATTTGGACATCACAACGGCCGCCAGGGAATTGCCGCAGACGTTGACTGCCGTCCGGGCCATATCCATCAGTCGGTCGACACCAGCGATGAAGGCCAGCCCTTCTACCGGCAATCCCATCGCACCCAACGTAGCCAAGAGGACGACGAAGGAGACGCCCGGTACGCCTGCGATCCCTTTGGAGGTGACCATCAAGGTTAGGAGCAAGGTGATTTGTTCACTCAACGACAGGTGAATGCCGTACATCTGGGCGATGAAGATGGCGGCAATCGCCTGATACAACGTGGAGCCGTCCAAGTTGAATGAATATCCGGTCGGGATGACGAAGGATGTGATGGCCTTCGGACAACCAAATTTCTCCATTTTCTCCATCAGCTTCGGCAGTACCGTTTCCGAGCTGGCGGTGGAATAGGCCAAGATCAGCTCATCCTTCAGAATGCGGATGATCCGGAAAATGCTTGTGCCGGCGATTTTGGCCGTCACGCCCAGTACGACCAAAACGAAGAAAATCATCGATGCGTATACGAGCAACACCAATTTGCTCAGCGGTACCAACGAATCCACGCCGAATTTGGAAACGGTAACCCCGATCAAGGCAAACACGCCGAACGGAGCAAATTTCATCACCTGATTGGTCACGTAGAACATCGCTTCAGCAGTTCCCTGGAAGAACCTCAATACCGGTTTTCCTTTGTCTCCGATGGCTGCCACACCCAATCCGAACAAAACGGAAAAGAAAATGATGGACAGCATGTGGCCTTCCGCCAGGGAGGTAAACAGGTTTTCCGGCACGATGTTAACGAAGGTATCGACAAACCCGTGATCTTCCACTTCCTTGGTGGTGGTTACATATTTTTGGATGTCTTCCTTATGCAGCGATTTCATATCCACGCCTGCACCGGGTTGGAATACATTTGCAGCAAACAGCCCAATAATCAGCGCGACTGTGGTGATGATTTCGAAATACAAAAGTGTTTTTCCGCCTAATTTTCCTAATTTTTTCATGTCTCCGACACCGGCGACGCCAACGACCAGGCTGGAGATGACGATCGGGATCACGATCATTTTGATCAACCGAATGAAGATGTCACCGATCGGCTTCAGATATTGTTCGACGGCAGGGTTTCCATAAAAAACAGCGCCTACCGTAATACCCAAGATTAATCCGATCAAGATTTGCCACGCGAGCCCCAGTTTCCGTTTTGCCACATTCTCTCCCTCCCGTTTGTCGACATGATCCTCTCTTTTTACCGTGGGCAAAAAAATATTGCACACAATATAACATGTTAAATGAATTTTGGCTTTTGATCAAGCGAGGGGTTCTCCATCCCACTTCCATTCAGGGACCGGCATGTGATAATGTGGGATCACAAGGCAGGAGAACGCTCCGGACAAAAAGGGATCAGTTGATTTTATGTCATTTTTTCTAACACCCATTGACAAACGAAATTGACGCTAATACAATAGCAGTAAAGTCAGGCAAGAGAGGAGGCGCCCACATGCGAGATGAGATCCGTAGGAACATGCCTCTGTTTCCCATGGGCATCGTGACGAAATTGACGGAACTCACTCCGCGGCAGGTGCGCTACTACGAGCAACAAGGTTTGATCCGACCTGCTCGGACAAAAGGAAATCAACGCCTATTTTCCTTCAACGACGTTGATCGCCTGTTGCAGATCAAAAGCTTGATGGAAAAAGGTGTTAACGTGGCCGGCGTCAAGGAGGTATTGTTGAAACAGGAGACGGGATCGACACAGCTGTCCAAAGAGAAACGTCATCACGACATCACCGATGCCGAATTGCGTAAATTGCTGAAACGGCAACTGTCTGAGTTGCGTCCGGGTCAAGCGCATTTGATCCAAGGAGAACTTTCCCGGTTTTTCCACTGATGCGATCGAGCCATTTGGCTTACCATAAATCACAACAGACAAAGGAGCGTTCTCTATGCCTCGATTCACACGTGAAGACATTTTGAAATCTGTTGAAGAGAACAACGTCCAGTACATCCGGCTTCAGTTCACGGATCTGTTGGGCACGATTAAAAACGTGGAAATCCCGCGCAGTCAGCTGGAAAAAGCACTGGACAACAAAATGATGTTTGACGGTTCTTCGATTGAAGGATTTGTGCGGATTGAAGAATCTGACATGTATCTATATCCGGATCTGGACACGTGGGTGATCTATCCGTGGAGCTCGGGGTCTGAAGGGAAAGTAGCCGGACTCATTTGTGATGTTTATCTGCCGGATGGCAATCCGTTCCCGGGAGACCCGCGCGGCATCCTGAAAAAAGTGCTGAAAGAAGCCGAAGAAATGGGCTTCACTTCGTTCAACGTCGGCCCGGAACCGGAGTTCTTCCTCTTCAAAACTAACGAAAAAGGCGAACCGACGATGGACCTGAACGACAACGGCGGCTACTTTGACTTGGCACCCCTGGATCTGGGCGAAAACTGCCGTCGTGACATCGTCGTGACACTGGACAAAATGGGCTTCGAAGTGGAAGCTTCCCACCACGAAGTAGCACCCGGTCAGCATGAGATCGACTTCAAATACGCCAATGCGGTGCGTGCAGCCGACAATATCCAGATCTTCAAGCTGGTGGTGAAAAACATCGCCCGCCGTTACGGTCTGCACGCAACCTTCATGCCGAAACCGCTGTTCGGTGTGAACGGATCCGGAATGCACTGCCACCAATCCCTGTTCCGGGGCAGTGAGAACGCCTTTTACGATGAAAACGATGAGTTGGGTCTGAGCGAAACCGCGCGTCATTTCTTGGCCGGTATTTTGAAGCATGCCCGTGCCTTTGCGGCGATCACCAACCCGTTGGTCAACTCCTACAAACGGTTGGTACCGGGATATGAAGCGCCTTGCTACGTGGCTTGGTCTCCGAAAAACCGCAGTCCGTTGGTGCGCGTACCGGCTTCCCGCGGTCTGAGCACGCGGATCGAAGTGCGTAACCCGGACCCGTCTGCGAACCCGTATCTGGCATTGGCTGTCATGCTCAAAGCAGGTCTGGATGGCATTAAAAACAAACTGCCGCTGCCGCCGCAAACCGACCGCAACATCTACGTCATGGACGAAGAAGAGCGTCGGGATGCAGGTATCGAGTCCTTGCCGGCCACGCTGAAAGAAGCGTTGGAAGAGCTGAAAAAAGACCCGGTTATCTGCGAAGCGCTCGGCGAACATGCGCTGGCTCACTTCATCGAAGCCAAAGAGATCGAATGGGATATGTTCCGCACGCAAGTTCATCCTTGGGAGCGGGAACAATACCTGACCCTGTACTGATCCGACAAAAAAGACACCTCCTGTTTGTCACAGGGGGTGTCTTTTTTGATGAGATTCTCTAGACATCGGGAAGGAGTTCGATTAGGATTAAAAGTGTGACCATTTATTGATAATGATTTTCAAATTCATCATTATGGGTGCGGGGGGTTGACGCGCAATCCGCTGATGGCATTCAGCGTATTGGGCGTTTCCTCCTGGCTCGGATATGAGGATTCCCTGATTGATTGAGGAGGGTGTACACATGAACGAAACGCATTTTTGTGCCCGGGATCTGTCGTTGGCGTACGGAAAAAAGCGGATCATTGAAGCGCTTGACATCGACATCCCCATCGGTCAAATCACGGCGCTGATCGGTCGCAACGGTTCCGGTAAATCAACCCTGCTCAAGTCGATGGCCCGGCTCATCCAACCGCATGGAGGAGCTGTCTATCTCAATGGCAAAGCGATTCATGCGATGCCGACGCGGGAAGTATCCCGCCGCCTTGCCATCTTGCCGCAACATCCCCAATCGCCCGACGGGATGACGGTAGAGGGGCTGGTATGGCACGGACGATTTCCACACCAGTCAGTTTGGGGAGGTAAGCGCAAGGAAGACCGTCAAATCGTCCAATGGGCGATGGAGATGACGGGTGTGTCGGAGTGGGCTGACCGTCCCCTCTCCTCTCTATCCGGCGGTCAGCGGCAACGGGCGTGGATCGCTATGGCACTCGCGCAAAAAACACCACTGTTACTGTTGGACGAACCAACAACGTATCTTGATTTGGCTTATCAGATTGATGTGCTGGATCTACTGAAACGGTTGAATGAAACGGAAGGAATTTCCGTGGTGATGGTTTTACATGATATCAACCAAGCGGCCCGCTATGCGCATCAGCTCATCGCGCTTCGAGACGGTAAGGTGGTCGCACAGGGTACACCGTCATCTGTGATCACTCCGCAAACCCTTGAATCTGTCTTCGGTATTCAGGCCAAAGTGATTACCGACCCCGTAACTGGTCACCCGATGTGTATCCCCCTTTCTTCCGCATCCAAGGAGGTACAACAACCCGTGGCGCTGGGACAATAAAAGGGGGATTGTATGATGAAGCAGGTGGAATACTTTGGGGTGAGGGGGATGACACGTGATGAATGGATTTTCGGTGAGTGCATCGAGAACGGTGAAAACGCTATTGGTGCTGCCCAGTGATACCAATTCCTATGGCACCATTTTCGGGGGACAGGTATTGGCGTTGATCGATGAAGTGGCGGCTATTGCAGCGATGAGACATTGCAAACAACTGGTAGTGACTGCGTCGATCGACTCGGTGGATTTCTTAAGCCCGGCGCGTTTGGGAGACATTTTGACAGTGGAAGCGTTTGTAACCTGGACGGGAAACACTTCGATGGAAGTATATGCGGAAGTCATTTCCGAGAATCGGGCCGGGGAGAAGAATCTAACCACCACTTCTTTCGTCACCATGGTGGCGATCGACAAAGAAGGAAAACCCGTGGCGGTTCCACCCGTCATCCCAGAAACGGACAAGGAAAAGCGTCTTCACCAATCCGCAGTACAACGCAGGCAAGAGCGGGTAGAGCGGAAAAAGAGGCAGGCGGACTGGCGCTAGAGTATGTGTTTTTGCCGTTGCGAATGGTGCGTAGCGGTTTTTTTATAAGTGAAATATCATAAACAAGTTTGCTTCACAAACCGGATTTGCCCCAATCCATGGATGCTAGCCGTCATGACGGCAAGAAAATCGGGAGTTACAGGAAGTTTCCCGCTTCAACCGATCCGTATCCGGTTTCATTGACTGCGCTGATTTGATGGTTGTATAATGTACAAAGTCGATGAAATGATGGAGGTTGGCGAATGGTGTTAACCATGATTCGGGATATCGCCGCCCATGTTGGTAAAGAAGTAAAGTTGGGCGGATGGCTTTATAATAAGCGGTCCAGCGGTAAGATTCAGTTTCTGCAGATTCGTGACGGTTCCGGCTTTATCCAAGGTGTTTTGGTGAAGAGCCAAGTCTCCCCGGAAGTGTGGGAGAAAGCGAACCAATTGACACAGGAGAGTTCCTTGTATGTGCGGGGTACGGTTCGCCAAGACGACCGGGCTCCCAGCGGATACGAGTTGGACGTGACCGACATCGAGATCATCCAAGTGGCGGACGAATATCCGATCGCATTGAAGGAGCACGGAGTCGAATTTTTGATGGACCATCGCCATCTGTGGATTCGTTCTCCGCGACAACAAGCGATTCTGCGGATTCGTGCGGAAATCATCCACGCGATTCAGGACTATCTGAACCACAATGGGTTTACGTTGGTGGACCCGCCGGTCTTGACACCGTCTTCCTGCGAAGGAACGACTACGCTGTTCCATACCAAATATTTCGATGAAGATGCTTATTTGACGCAGAGTGGGCAGTTGTATATGGAAGCGGCCGCGATGGCGCTGGGACGGGTGTATTCATTTGGCCCGACGTTCCGTGCGGAAAAATCCAAAACGCGGCGTCACCTGATCGAGTTTTGGATGATCGAACCGGAAATGGCGTTTGTCGATCACGAAGGGAACATGAAGATCCAGGAGGAACTGGTTTCTCACGTGGTTCAGCACGTGCTGAATCATTGTCGCCGGGAACTGGAAACCATCGGCCGCGATATCGCGCCATTGGAAAAGGTGAAACCACCGTTCCCGAGGATTACTTACGATGAAGCGGTGGAATTATTGAAGAAAGAAGGATTTGAGTTTGAGTGGGGCGAAGATTTCGGAGCACCCCATGAAACCAAAATCGCCGAGAGTTTTGATCGGCCGGTGTTTATCACCCACTATCCCACGGAGATCAAAGCGTTTTACATGAAACCCGATCCCAATCGGCCGGAAGTAGTGCTGGGAGCGGACTTGATCGCACCGGAAGGATACGGGGAAATCATCGGAGGTAGTCAGCGGATCGACGATCCCCAACTGCTGGAACAGCGATTCCAAGAACACAACTTGCCGCGTGAGGCGTACCAATGGTACATGGACCTTCGTAAATATGGTACCGTCCCGCATTCCGGATTCGGTCTGGGATTGGAACGGACGGTAGCCTGGATTTGCGGTTTGGATCATGTTCGTGAAACGATTCCGTTCCCGCGGATGTTGAACCGATTGTACCCGTAATAACGAGAAATGGCGGTCTGTTGGGCCGCCATTTCGTTTCCCCGGCAGTAAGTTTATGAGAGGTGGAAGGAACATGGATCGAAAGCGGACGCCGCACGCCGCGCTCGTCCAAATGTTGCAGGAAGGGTCCATTTCTTTGCCAGTTGTGCTGTTCACCCAGTACAAACGGTTGGGCCTTTCCGAAGGGGAAGTGATGTTGCTCATTCACATCATGTTATATCAGGAAAAGGAAGGAAAGTCCTTCCCGACGGTGAGCGAGTTGGAAGAGCGGATGAGTGTGTCGGCGGACCAAGTCGTTCGGTGGCTCCAATCCCTGGTACGAGGTGGCTTTTTATCCATTGACGAAGAAGTGACGGAGAACGGAATTCGCAGTGAACGGTATTCCACCACGCCATTGTTACAACAATTAGCCGCCGCTTATTTGGAAGGCGAAGTTCCCGATATGACGGAGGAGGGAGAAGAAGACTCTTACGGACGACTGTTTCAAACGTTTGAACAAGAGTTCGGACGTCCTTTATCGCCGATGGAGTGCGAGACATTGTCCCATTGGATTGACCAAGATGGTTATTCCGCCGAGCTGATCTTGGCCGCTTTGCGGGAGGCGGTTTTCAGCAACAAATTGAATTTTCGTTATATTGACCGGATTTTGCTAGAGTGGCAGCGCAACTGTATTCGAACGCCTGAGGAAGCCGTCGAGTATGCCAAGAAGTTTCACCAAAAAGGTGTGCTGTACCAATCAACGCCTCACCAGAAAAAGGATGGGTTTTCGTTTTACAACTGGGTGAATCAGAATTAACCTTTACCTAGACAGGAGTCCTATGGCTTCTGTCTATTTTGTTTTGCATAGACGAGTGTTTACGTTACTTTTGCCCCTTCGGCATACACATATAGGGACAGGAGGGGAGAGGGATGACGCATGACGTAGGTATACTGGTAAGCCGATACATTCTTCGCGATTGCCTCTTGGGTAAGTGCCCTTATGAGTCTTTCGCCCTGTATGACCGGTTTGCCAGGCGCGAAGGGCTTCGGGCCGTATTTTTCTCTTTGGAGGATATTGCATTCGATGACTTGTCGGTGCGCGCCCATATCCGGAAAGGGCCGGGGTGCTATCAGGTTCGTCGAATTCCCCTGCCCACAGTGATCCATAATCGTGTGCGGCCCATTTTACGCGATGCCCAGCGACGTTTTTTTCGCTTGCGTGTTCTGCCTTACACTCAACTTTTCAATGCCAACAACCGGATGGATAAATGGCAAATGTACCGCTGTTTGAAAAACGATCCCGTATTGGTGCCACATTTACCGGAGACGGCATGGCTGTCTACGGAGACCACGATGTCGTTTTTGAAAAAGCACGGTTCCATCTATATCAAACCGACCAACAAAAGTTTGGCGATTGGTTTGTTACGATTGGACCCGCTGAAGCATGAGGAAAAATGGGTGGCGTCCACTCCTCGCCGGGACAGGGAGGTTGTGTATTCGCAACCTGAGCTGAAGGCGTATGTTCGCCGCCTCAGCCGGGAGGGGAAAATCATCGTACAGCAACCGATATTTCTCTCTCGCGTAGATGAGCGACCGGTTGATCTGCGGGTGGCCGTTCAACGTGATCGGCAAGGAAAGTGGCAAGTATCGGGGATCGTTGCACGTGTGGGCCCTTCGAACGGTATCTCAACCAATGTAGCGGTGGGTGGCCGGGCAGTACCGCTTTCGTCGGTTTCTTCTCAGTTCGGCGGGTCAACCGCGCTTCCCGAACTGAAAGAGCAGATTGAAAGGATCGTGTTACGGGCGGCGGAACGATTGTCGGAAAAGATGCCGGGACTAGCGGATCTCGGTTTCGATGTGGGCGTGGATCAAAAAGGTCATCTGTGGATCATCGAGGTGAATGGCCGCGATTTGCGCATCACCTTCCGCCAAGCTAAGGAATGGGAAGATTGGAAAGAAACATTTGCCAAACCTATGGAATACGCCGGCAGGCTGTTACGACAGCAGCCGCACGTACAACCGTCCAAACCGACGGTGGCGTGGTTGACATCCGGCTCCCTCCCAGTGACACCCGATGGAGGCGGGTCGGTGGAAACATGTGTACGCGAAATTTTGCCGCATTTGGCCGAGACGCATCAGGTATACCTGATCGGGAAAAGCGTCCGAACAGAACACGCATTGCATGTGGCTTGCCGTACCGATCAACCGCAACGTTATCTCAAGGAAGCGATCGGTCATCTCAGACGTTTACGACCACAAGTGATTCACATCGATAATCGTCCGGCATTTGTCCGGCAGGTTCGAGTAGCATGTCCACATACCCCGATCACATTGTATCTTCATTCGAAGACGTATGCGAAGCCGCCGATGATGGACAAAGATTCGTTACGGGAGAGTATCCGGTTGTCGGACCGGGTGATGACAAACAGCAATTTCATGGCCCACTGGTTGGACCGGCTATTTCCACGATTGGCAGATAAGGTGACGGTGGTGCCGCTGGGCGTCAATCTTGAGCGATTCCCCCCCATTGGTGACCCTGATGTGCTTCGACAACGCATTGAGCGCCGACAAGACATGGGTTTGGAAAACAAAAAGGTGATTTTATATGTCGGCAGGGTGATCGAACAAAAAGGTCTGGGATATTTGCTCCGCGCCTTACCAACTATTCGACAAAAACACCCGGATACCGCATTAGTGATCGTTGGCAGCAGCCGCTACGGCCGTCATGTGGAAACATCCTATGCAAAAGAAATTCAGAAACAGATCCACTCATTAAAAGAAGGGGTTCATTGGATTTCCCACGTCCCGCATACGGAAGTGCCCCGATATTATCAGATGGCCGATATATTGGTAACCCCGTCTATCGGACATGAAGCGTTTTGTTTGGTCAATGTGGAAGGGATGGCAACCGGTTTGCCTGTTGTGTCGGTGAAAACTGGCGGTATTCCAGAGGTAGTGGAAAACGGAGTATCCGGTGTTCTCGTCACCAAAGATTATCTGGCCAAACGTTTGGCCCGGGCTTGCATCGATTTGTTTGATCATCCGCAAAAGATGAAGGAATTGAGTCTGGCCGCCCGAAAGCGTGTAGAGACCCACTACCGATGGGAATTGGTGGCCGAGCGGTTCCGCGACGTTTACCAACAACTGATGCAAACGACCGTCAATGCAACCGGATGAGAGGGAAAACGGTTCGCCTAAAATCGCGATGGTAGACCATTTTGTCAGCAAGCCCAATTTACCCAAAATCCCCTTCAAGATGCGAAGGGGATTTTTTCGGCCGTCATTATGTCAGGAAAATTAACATTAATGTATTGATATCTGCCTCCATTCGTGATAATATACATAATCAAAGAAAAGATATGTAAGGAAAACTTACACAAGAGGTGGGGCGAACATGTCGGTGCCTTTGTTGTTGGATACAGTATGGGTGTTGTTGGCTGCTCTCTTGGTTATTTTCATGCAAGTCGGTTTTGCGCTGTTGGAGGCAGGTTCCGCTCATTTGAAACATGCGGGGCATATCGCCAGCAAACAGTTGATCAGCTTCGCCACGGCTTCATTGTTCTTCTGGGCTTTCGGCTATGCAGTGACATTCGGAGCTGGCAATGAGTGGTTTGGTACAAACGGTTGGTTTCTGGCACTGCCTGTTGAAAAAGGAAAGATCCCCGTGGAGGTTCTTTACCTGTTCCAGCTTTCTTTCGCTGCAGTGTCTCTCGCCATCGCATGGGGAGGATTTGCCGAGCGTGCCAAATTGATCGTGTATCTCTTGTTCGGCGCGCTTTATACCTCCATTATTTACCCGGTGGTTGGTCACTGGATATGGGGCGGCGGTTGGTTGAGTGCGCTCGGAGCACAAGATTTTGCGGGCTCGACAGTAGTGCACCTGCAAGGCGGGATAGCTGCACTGATCGCCACGCTGTTGCTCAAGCCGCGGATCGGCAAATACGGGCCGGACGGCAAACCCAAAACGATGCAGGGAAACAATCCCGTTTTGATCACAGCGGGTACCATGATCATCTGGCTGGGTTGGTTCGGTTTCAACGCGGGGAGTACGTTGGGGACGAAAGACGGATTTTTCGGATATGTGGCTCTGACGACCAATTTGGCGGCGGCTGCGGGGGTTTTGAGCGCTTGGCTCGCTGTCTACGCGATGACCAAAAAAGCCGATATTCCGTCTATCGCCAACGGTGCATTGGCGGCACTGGTGGCTATCACGGCGGCATGTGCGTTTGTTGAGCCATGGGCGGCCGTGGTGATTGGGGCCGTTGCGGGTGCGATGAGTGTCTGGACGGCGACTGTGATTGAGCGGATGGGAG
This region includes:
- a CDS encoding aminotransferase class I/II-fold pyridoxal phosphate-dependent enzyme, whose amino-acid sequence is MVKYLKHAEIIQNWARRAEEKIARRLSEIDRMVEENQWRVLNAFREEGIAEHHLHDSTGYGYDDLGRNALESIFANVFGAEAALVRPHIVSGTHAIAACLFGVLRPGDELLYITGEPYDTLHQVIGKERDGSGSLADYDIRYRFVPLLPSGEVDTEGVRRAINDQTRMIGIQRSRGYTDRPSFTVGQIAEMVQLVRSLSPDAVIFVDNCYGEFVETMEPTHVGADLIAGSLIKNPGGGLAKSGGYIAGKKVWVERAAARLVAPGIRAEGGATHGYLRDYFQGLFLAPHVVGEALKGAVFAAAVLDEAGFSTDPAWDSPRTDIIQQIRFGHPEALIAFCRGIQAASPIDAHLRPEPAPMPGYDDPVIMASGTFVQGASIELSADGPLRPPYVGFMQGGLTYAHVKIGILTALDRILDIRNGG
- a CDS encoding DUF456 domain-containing protein; protein product: METVGHVLVWVLIVACFLVGFVGLFISVLPETLAVVAGFVLYHFLIDPHVLGWPFWTGVIVLTAFSMLIDYIAGGIAARKYGASKWATWAAIIGAVVFPILLGPLGLIGLIIGPFLAVVLVELLQRKPFAQALRAGFGTWVGMISGIFFKGLIMVAMIVWFLILVL
- a CDS encoding LacI family DNA-binding transcriptional regulator, with product MANIKQIADMAGVSVATVSRVLNNRPYVSKEKRNAVMKAVRELNYKQNIHAIHLKTGKTQTVGVILPFVNHPYFGAILEGIASEALKANHRLIVCQTNYDPDDEIGLLESLKMKQMDGVIICSKAADWERIEPYAVHGPIVACEDTGDRAISSVYIDHYGGFMTGMQYLIEKGNRRIGYCIGRGHSFNSRNRKRAFRDALEQIGEVPRREWMFEQCLTIEDGVRVVHDLSEMEERPSALLVSCDQVAAGIIMEARRRGWRIPGDLAVMGFDNHPIAQVLDLTTIEHPGRRMGEHAFRLLLSRIEKEPSEPERVELPYRLIERGTV
- the gltP gene encoding glutamate/aspartate:proton symporter GltP produces the protein MAKRKLGLAWQILIGLILGITVGAVFYGNPAVEQYLKPIGDIFIRLIKMIVIPIVISSLVVGVAGVGDMKKLGKLGGKTLLYFEIITTVALIIGLFAANVFQPGAGVDMKSLHKEDIQKYVTTTKEVEDHGFVDTFVNIVPENLFTSLAEGHMLSIIFFSVLFGLGVAAIGDKGKPVLRFFQGTAEAMFYVTNQVMKFAPFGVFALIGVTVSKFGVDSLVPLSKLVLLVYASMIFFVLVVLGVTAKIAGTSIFRIIRILKDELILAYSTASSETVLPKLMEKMEKFGCPKAITSFVIPTGYSFNLDGSTLYQAIAAIFIAQMYGIHLSLSEQITLLLTLMVTSKGIAGVPGVSFVVLLATLGAMGLPVEGLAFIAGVDRLMDMARTAVNVCGNSLAAVVMSKWEKQYDEKQAEAYWEEVKQAA
- a CDS encoding MerR family transcriptional regulator is translated as MRDEIRRNMPLFPMGIVTKLTELTPRQVRYYEQQGLIRPARTKGNQRLFSFNDVDRLLQIKSLMEKGVNVAGVKEVLLKQETGSTQLSKEKRHHDITDAELRKLLKRQLSELRPGQAHLIQGELSRFFH